One window from the genome of Macaca fascicularis isolate 582-1 chromosome 7, T2T-MFA8v1.1 encodes:
- the FOXB1 gene encoding forkhead box protein B1: MPRPGRNTYSDQKPPYSYISLTAMAIQSSPEKMLPLSEIYKFIMDRFPYYRENTQRWQNSLRHNLSFNDCFIKIPRRPDQPGKGSFWALHPSCGDMFENGSFLRRRKRFKVLKSDHLAPSKPADAAQYLQQQAKLRLSALAASGTHLPQMPAAAYNLGGVAQPSGFKHPFAIENIIAREYKMPGGLAFSAMQPVPAAYPLPNQLTTMGSSLGTGWPHVYGSAGMIDSATPISMASGDYSAYGVPLKPLCHAAGQTLPAIPVPIKPTPAAVPALPALPAPIPTLLSNSPPSLSPTSSQTATSQSSPATPSETLTSPASALHSVAVH, encoded by the coding sequence ATGCCTCGGCCCGGCCGTAACACGTACAGCGACCAGAAGCCGCCCTACTCGTACATCTCGCTGACCGCTATGGCCATCCAGAGCTCTCCCGAGAAGATGCTGCCGCTGAGCGAGATCTACAAGTTCATCATGGACCGCTTCCCCTACTACAGGGAGAACACGCAGCGCTGGCAGAACAGCCTGCGCCACAACCTCTCCTTCAACGACTGCTTCATCAAGATCCCGCGGCGGCCAGACCAGCCAGGCAAGGGCAGCTTCTGGGCGCTGCACCCCAGCTGCGGGGACATGTTCGAGAACGGCAGCTTCCTGAGGCGCCGCAAGCGCTTCAAGGTGCTTAAGTCCGACCACCTGGCGCCCAGCAAGCCAGCCGACGCGGCGCAGTACCTGCAGCAGCAGGCCAAGCTGCGGCTCAGCGCGCTGGCGGCCTCGGGCACGCACCTGCCACAGATGCCCGCTGCCGCCTACAACTTGGGCGGCGTGGCGCAGCCCTCAGGCTTCAAGCACCCCTTCGCCATCGAGAACATCATCGCGCGGGAATACAAGATGCCTGGGGGACTGGCCTTCTCCGCCATGCAGCCGGTGCCCGCTGCCTACCCGCTCCCCAACCAGTTGACTACCATGGGCAGCTCTCTGGGCACCGGCTGGCCACACGTGTATGGCTCCGCCGGCATGATCGACTCGGCCACCCCCATCTCCATGGCGAGTGGCGACTACAGCGCCTACGGCGTGCCGTTGAAGCCGCTGTGCCACGCGGCGGGCCAGACGCTGCCCGCCATCCCCGTGCCCATTAAGCCCACGCCGGCCGCCGTGCCCGCGCTCCCTGCGCTGCCAGCGCCCATCCCCACCTTGCTCTCGAACTCGCCGCCCTCGCTCAGCCCAACGTCCTCACAAACAGCCACCAGCCAAAGCAGCCCCGCCACCCCCAGCGAAACGCTCACCAGCCCGGCCTCCGCCTTGCACTCGGTGGCTGTGCACTGA